The stretch of DNA ATGCCGGTAAGAATATTGCGATGGTAGCAAGCAAACCGCCAACCCATCCATTCATAACCGCTCCTAGATAAGCAGCAAATGTAAATAATGGTCCCGGTACAGCCTGTGCAGCACCATAACCGGCTAAGAAAGCTTCTTCACTTACCCATCCAGTAGGGACAAATTCTCTTTCCAACAGCGGTAGAACAACATGTCCACCACCAAAAACAAGCGAGCCTGAGCGATAAAAACTATCAAACATCGCCACCCAGTGAGATGACGTTATCTCTCTTAGAACGGGGAAAAGAACTAACAATCCAAAAAACAATGACAAGCATATAAATCCAAACTTTTTCGTTAATATTTTTACGTGTGTATGTGATTCTTCTACATCACTTTTATAATTTTTATACAAAACATAACCAATCATTGCTGCGATGAATATAACAACAACTTGTGAATAGACCGTTTGCCATAAAAGTGTGATAACTAAAGCAACTAATGCGATTGTCTTTCGTTTTACATCAGGCGTTAGCTTTTTAGCCATTCCAATTATTGCATGCGCTACAATCGCAACCGCAACTAATTTTAACCCATGTATCCAGCCCATTTCTGCTACATTAAAGCTTTGCATCAACAAAGCAAAAATAACGAGCGCAATCACCGATGGTAACGTGAATCCGATAAATGAAACGATGCCGCCTAAAGTACCTGCGCGCATCACACCTATTCCGATGCCTACCTGACTGCTAGCTGGACCAGGCAAAAATTGTGCTAATGCAACGAGATCAGCATAACTTTTTTCATCCATCCATTTTCTTCTTCTTACATACTCTTCGTGAAAATAACCGAGGTGGGCAATTGGCCCTCCAAAAGAGGTTAAACCTAAACGAGTGGAAATAAATAATATCTCCAACAACGCACTTAATGAAGATTTTTCATTTTGCTTATAACTCATATACCATGTACTCCTTTTTGAAGTTAATCTTTGATTTCTTTAAAGAGTTCATATGCTTTTTCCCTTGCCTCTTGTAAAATTTCTACTCCCTTATCGGTTGCTGTGTAATATTTTCTAATCTTCCCTTCAACGTTCTGCTCTTCTTTATGAAGCAGTCCGTCTTTTTCCATCGAATGTAAAATGGGATAAAGCGTTCCCGCACTTATACTATATCCATGCTCTTTTAATTCTTCTAACATCCACAACCCAAAAACCGGGTGCTCATTGGCATGGTGTAAAATATGAATGTGTATAAACCCTAGAAACAATTTCCGTAATACTCTATCCTCCAAAAATATACCTCCAATAGCGTGAGATTCAATATCGAAGTTCGTTATCGAAACTCAATAATGATAGTAACATATGTACCCTTTTCAAAAAAGTTAATTTACAAAAACTTAACAAACGAAGCAATCTACATAAGTTATAAGCGTATGAATTAGTTTAAATTATAGTATAAATAAATCCAAATTGTAATTTTAGCCCATTCGCTTTTTTCATTCCACGTAAAATGATGAACCCTTCGTTTGTTATGAAGTGGAAAACTGATGAGGCTTAGAGGATATTCTAGTGTAGGGCTCTGAAGTCATAGATAACAAAATCTTCACGGAATGACTTGTTTTTTATGTTACTATTTTAGTAGGTAAAATGTGATGTGTAGACAAGGGGGCATACGATGATTTTTTTCAGGCATTTATTTGTAAAAGTCATCCGATTAAATAATTGGTTTCTTTTACTTTCGACGATTGTACTAGTACTGACAAG from Oceanobacillus iheyensis HTE831 encodes:
- a CDS encoding PadR family transcriptional regulator, which gives rise to MEDRVLRKLFLGFIHIHILHHANEHPVFGLWMLEELKEHGYSISAGTLYPILHSMEKDGLLHKEEQNVEGKIRKYYTATDKGVEILQEAREKAYELFKEIKD
- a CDS encoding chromate transporter — protein: MSYKQNEKSSLSALLEILFISTRLGLTSFGGPIAHLGYFHEEYVRRRKWMDEKSYADLVALAQFLPGPASSQVGIGIGVMRAGTLGGIVSFIGFTLPSVIALVIFALLMQSFNVAEMGWIHGLKLVAVAIVAHAIIGMAKKLTPDVKRKTIALVALVITLLWQTVYSQVVVIFIAAMIGYVLYKNYKSDVEESHTHVKILTKKFGFICLSLFFGLLVLFPVLREITSSHWVAMFDSFYRSGSLVFGGGHVVLPLLEREFVPTGWVSEEAFLAGYGAAQAVPGPLFTFAAYLGAVMNGWVGGLLATIAIFLPAFLLILGTLPFWNSLRNNHKIKGALMGVNAAVVGILIAAFYQPIWTSAVLSPVDFAFAAVLFSMLVYWKLPPWVIVLTGAIGGTLISYI